From one Cyprinus carpio isolate SPL01 chromosome B3, ASM1834038v1, whole genome shotgun sequence genomic stretch:
- the LOC122136723 gene encoding gastrula zinc finger protein XlCGF57.1-like isoform X1, which yields MMDYGLMKMKEERRDLKEVEEKYQDQKDHDVNGEKSASCSIKNTEVKRPFSCSQCGKSFTQKGQLEIHLVTHTSEKPLSCSQCGKSFTHKSSLNRHMLIHAGIKPFSCSQCGKTFTQKTSLETHMLIHAGIKPFTCSQCGKTFTKKEHHKTHMLIHSGIQPFSCSECGKSFTSKEYLTTHMLIHSGIQPFSCSECGKSFTHKSSLKRHMLIHAGIKPFRCSQCGKSFTQKTSLEKHMLIHAGIKPFTCAQCGKSFTKKEYHKTHMLIHSGIQPFSCSECGKSFTSKGYLTTHMLIHSGIQPFSCSECGNSFTSKGYLMTHMLIHTGIKPFTCSQCGKGFTYKSSLNRHMLIHAGIKPFICSQCGKSFKHKGQLEIHLVTHTSEKNYSCSQCEKCFTNKSSVKRHMLIHNE from the coding sequence gtctgatgaaaatgaaagaagaaagacgAGATCTGAAAGAGGTTGAGGAGAAATATCAGGATCAGAAAGATCATGATGTCAATGGAGAAAAATCAGCGAGTTGCAGCATTAAAAACACAGAAGTCAAAaggcctttcagctgctctcagtgtggaaagagttttacacagaaaggaCAGCTTGAGATACATTTGGTAACTCACACTTCAGAAAAGCctctcagctgctctcagtgtggaaagagttttacacataaatcaaGCCTTAAtaggcacatgttaattcatgctggaataaagcctttcagctgctctcagtgtggaaagacttttaCACAGAAAACAAGCCTTGAGacgcacatgttaattcatgcaggaataaagcctttcacctgctctcagtgtggaaagacttttaCAAAGAAAGAACACCATAAGACTCACATGTTAATTCATTCTGGAATacagcctttcagctgctctgagtgtggaaagagtttcacaagtAAAGAATACCTTACGACTCACATGTTAATTCATTCTGGAATacagcctttcagctgctctgagtgtggaaagagttttacacataaatcaagtcttaagaggcacatgttaattcatgctggaataaagcctttcagatgctctcagtgtggaaagagttttacacagaaaacaaGCCTTGAGAAGCACATGCTAATTCATGCAGGAATAAAGCCTTTCACCtgcgctcagtgtggaaagagttttacaaaaaaagaatacCATAAGACTCACATGTTAATTCATTCTGGAATacagcctttcagctgctctgagtgtggaaagagtttcacaagtAAAGGATACCTTACGACTCACATGTTAATTCATTCTGGAATacagcctttcagctgctctgagTGTGGAAATAGTTTCACAAGTAAAGGATACCTTATGACTCACATGTTAATACATACTGGAataaagcctttcacctgctctcagtgtggaaagggttttACATATAAATCAAGCCTTAATAGGcatatgttaattcatgctggaataaagcctttcatctgctctcaatgtggaaagagtttcaaacaCAAAGGACAACTTGAGATTCATTTGGTAACTCacacttcagaaaaaaattactcctgctctcagtgtgaaaagtgttttacaaataaatcCAGTGTTAAgaggcacatgttaattcataatGAGTAA
- the LOC122136723 gene encoding gastrula zinc finger protein XlCGF57.1-like isoform X2 — MKMKEERRDLKEVEEKYQDQKDHDVNGEKSASCSIKNTEVKRPFSCSQCGKSFTQKGQLEIHLVTHTSEKPLSCSQCGKSFTHKSSLNRHMLIHAGIKPFSCSQCGKTFTQKTSLETHMLIHAGIKPFTCSQCGKTFTKKEHHKTHMLIHSGIQPFSCSECGKSFTSKEYLTTHMLIHSGIQPFSCSECGKSFTHKSSLKRHMLIHAGIKPFRCSQCGKSFTQKTSLEKHMLIHAGIKPFTCAQCGKSFTKKEYHKTHMLIHSGIQPFSCSECGKSFTSKGYLTTHMLIHSGIQPFSCSECGNSFTSKGYLMTHMLIHTGIKPFTCSQCGKGFTYKSSLNRHMLIHAGIKPFICSQCGKSFKHKGQLEIHLVTHTSEKNYSCSQCEKCFTNKSSVKRHMLIHNE; from the coding sequence atgaaaatgaaagaagaaagacgAGATCTGAAAGAGGTTGAGGAGAAATATCAGGATCAGAAAGATCATGATGTCAATGGAGAAAAATCAGCGAGTTGCAGCATTAAAAACACAGAAGTCAAAaggcctttcagctgctctcagtgtggaaagagttttacacagaaaggaCAGCTTGAGATACATTTGGTAACTCACACTTCAGAAAAGCctctcagctgctctcagtgtggaaagagttttacacataaatcaaGCCTTAAtaggcacatgttaattcatgctggaataaagcctttcagctgctctcagtgtggaaagacttttaCACAGAAAACAAGCCTTGAGacgcacatgttaattcatgcaggaataaagcctttcacctgctctcagtgtggaaagacttttaCAAAGAAAGAACACCATAAGACTCACATGTTAATTCATTCTGGAATacagcctttcagctgctctgagtgtggaaagagtttcacaagtAAAGAATACCTTACGACTCACATGTTAATTCATTCTGGAATacagcctttcagctgctctgagtgtggaaagagttttacacataaatcaagtcttaagaggcacatgttaattcatgctggaataaagcctttcagatgctctcagtgtggaaagagttttacacagaaaacaaGCCTTGAGAAGCACATGCTAATTCATGCAGGAATAAAGCCTTTCACCtgcgctcagtgtggaaagagttttacaaaaaaagaatacCATAAGACTCACATGTTAATTCATTCTGGAATacagcctttcagctgctctgagtgtggaaagagtttcacaagtAAAGGATACCTTACGACTCACATGTTAATTCATTCTGGAATacagcctttcagctgctctgagTGTGGAAATAGTTTCACAAGTAAAGGATACCTTATGACTCACATGTTAATACATACTGGAataaagcctttcacctgctctcagtgtggaaagggttttACATATAAATCAAGCCTTAATAGGcatatgttaattcatgctggaataaagcctttcatctgctctcaatgtggaaagagtttcaaacaCAAAGGACAACTTGAGATTCATTTGGTAACTCacacttcagaaaaaaattactcctgctctcagtgtgaaaagtgttttacaaataaatcCAGTGTTAAgaggcacatgttaattcataatGAGTAA